The Dehalococcoides mccartyi CG5 genome contains the following window.
TATATTAAAAAAATAATACCAATACCTACAACCAATGTAAAAAGGGATATCCATAAATAATCTGTCCATTTTAAGTGGATATTCTTTTCTTTTTTAACATTCCATAATATCATCCCAACAATACCTAAAATCAAACCGCATAAAAATACTACTAACGACATTGCTTTAAGCCTTTCTCTCTGAGATTACAAAGTATACGCTCACTTGATTTATCTCCATGGAGCATAATCCGCAGCACTATGACCTTCGGGGAATCTGTTATAAAAGAAATCATCTACTTTGACTAAAAATGAGGCCAAAGCGGGATTTTGCCCTATCATACGTCCAATTTCATGCATCAGAGTATCTGGTTTTGACCAAGGACATACACTTTGGCATTTGGCACAGCCATAGGCTAATCTTCGTGCCAAACATTTTTTCTCATCTTGCAGCCAACGGATAGATTTTACGGTAGTTATTACTTCGCTAGGTTCATCATCCATTGAAATAGCTTGAGAAGGACAATTTTCAGCGCACTTTTTACAGACTTTACAAAACTCTTGAAGTCCAAAATCTATAGGCATATCTGGTACTAATGGCATGTTGGTGAACACCTCAAGCAGTCTGAGTTGAGCGCCCCAAGGTGATACCAACAAACCACTTCGCCCGAGTTCACCGAGACCGGCTTTAACGGCAAAGGGAGCTTCAATTATATCCGTGTCACTGAAGGGATTTGCCTTTGCATCATATCCTAATGCTCTTATTATTGATTCAAGGTAATGTGGGAGAAAATCACAGATAGAACATGAGACTCTAGCACTAGCTTCAACGAGAGGGCCTTCTAAGGCACTCAGAGTGTCCGTATCACATTTATCTGCCAAGACGATGCAGTATTTATATGGATAAGGCCACGGTATTTCTCGGCCTTCATCTTCTTCATAATTTGCAACAGGCCCTGAATAATTTCCGTGTTTTCTGCCAATACTATAAAAGAATGGTTTCATGTCTTCAGTCACTTCACAGATTCCGACTTGCTCGGCACCAAGCCAACGAGCCATTTTTTTTATCTTGGCAGTAGCTTCCGCTGGTGACATTTCCACTTTTGTTGCACTTATGGGGGCAGGTTCAAATTTCCCCGGAGCAAGATTTATATGCCATCTATCCATTGCAACTTGTAAGGTAGAGCTCCAAGTATAATCTAATCTTTCTATGTCGGATATCTCTGCTAAGTGTTTATTCTTTTCTTTCACTGCAGCAAGTAAAACTGGTCCCCAATCACCCGGTTCACCAGACCAGTCTCCTGTGGAAGACCTGCGTACAATTTGTGCGAATCCATGTTCCCTGGCGTCCATTCTTTCACCAGATGAAACAATTTGAGTGGTTCCTATGTAACCAGGTCTATGTTCTATCTTTTTGTAAAAATTCTCCGGAAGCTCCCTTTTGATAGATGCATTACCAAGCGGGTCCATTGCTTTTATACCCGGTTTTACAAATTCGTCGGCGATTATACCAGTGGTATTTACTGCAACAACAGCCGTTGCTGCCACAGAAGCAAGCCCGGTTTTTTTAATGAAATCTCTACGGTTTAAATCCCATTTTTGGGGGTCTACCATATTTTTTAACCTTCCTGTCTTATTATTTCCCTTCGACAGAATGACCTAGGGTGTCATTCTGTTTTGTGTGTAAATGACATTCTCAATATCGTTTACACTTAATTACACAACGAAAACACTCTATGCTTTTAATTCAGCGTTGCATCAATCGCCCGTCAATTCCAATAGTTAAATCACCCGCCTGTTTTACCCACCAAATACATTCTCTATCGGTTTGGGATGCTGATTTGATATCATCCAAGTCATTGAACACAGAAAAAGTTACGGCAACAGCACCCGACCCCAATTAATCCCAGAACCTTCATATGGTCCCGATGGGTTACAGTAGGATATTATTCCCTCCTTTCATTTGGACAACCAAACAGTCTTGATTTTAATGACCATTCCCCTTTATGGGCAGAATTTCACTTTCACTATAATGCCCTTGTATGTGAATAATCAGTTAATTGTTGTTAAATTAATTAACACTTCGATACAATTTGCGAAAAATAATGATTTAAAAAATAGATGGTATTCATACGTTTGAGATACGATGATTCAACTAAGGATAAAGGTGTAATTGACCATCCGGATAGAATTTATTCAACACAAATTTAATACAAATCCAGAGAACTATTAAATGTGAAATTGTCAGAGATATAGGTAATCTGCCAACAGATTTATTGTAAGTCACACACCAGAAATATGGCTTGCCTTTAATAGGGTCGGCCATTTGAGCGTAATAATCAGAACGAGGAGTTTGCTTATTGGATAAAACCTGGTCTTCCAAACCAAGCAAATCGCCGAAATGATAAAGCGGGGGAATTAACTCCCCCGCTTCAGCGCATCAAGAAAACTTAGCTTAGGCTTTCTTTACCCTTCTAGCAGCCAACTGCCAGCTAAGTGCCAGCAATACCACAGCCGGCAAACCGGTAACTAACAGGAACATGTAAGCAGCTTTACTCTCTACTTCCGCCAAACTACCAAAGAAGTTCTGGACAGTAAATAACAGCAAAACAAGACCTGCAAAACCAATCAGCCATTCATACCAAGTACCAGATATATTTTTATTTCGCATCCATTGTATTAAACTC
Protein-coding sequences here:
- a CDS encoding reductive dehalogenase, with the translated sequence MVDPQKWDLNRRDFIKKTGLASVAATAVVAVNTTGIIADEFVKPGIKAMDPLGNASIKRELPENFYKKIEHRPGYIGTTQIVSSGERMDAREHGFAQIVRRSSTGDWSGEPGDWGPVLLAAVKEKNKHLAEISDIERLDYTWSSTLQVAMDRWHINLAPGKFEPAPISATKVEMSPAEATAKIKKMARWLGAEQVGICEVTEDMKPFFYSIGRKHGNYSGPVANYEEDEGREIPWPYPYKYCIVLADKCDTDTLSALEGPLVEASARVSCSICDFLPHYLESIIRALGYDAKANPFSDTDIIEAPFAVKAGLGELGRSGLLVSPWGAQLRLLEVFTNMPLVPDMPIDFGLQEFCKVCKKCAENCPSQAISMDDEPSEVITTVKSIRWLQDEKKCLARRLAYGCAKCQSVCPWSKPDTLMHEIGRMIGQNPALASFLVKVDDFFYNRFPEGHSAADYAPWR